TTTATAACCCTAACATTCAGCCTTATCAGGAGTTTGAGCGGCGACTGAAAGCTCTGGAAGATTACGCGATGTCTTCGCATCTGCCCCTGATCGTTGATCGGCGTTATGATCTGGAGGAATTTCTGCGCCTCATGGTTTTCCGGGAACACCAGCGCTGCCGGATCTGTTACCATTTGCGACTCAAGGGTACTGCCCACATTGCCCGGCATGGCAAGTTCGATGCCTTTACCACCACCCTGCTCTATAGCAAACAGCAGCAACATGAGCTGATCCGGGAGATCGGCGAACAGGTCGGCCAAGAATTGGGGGTGCCCTTTTACTATCAGGATTTTCGACCGGGCTGGAAGCAAGGCATAGAGGAATCTAAGCGACTCGGGCTTTATCGCCAGAGTTACTGTGGTTGTATTTACAGCGAACGGGATCGGTACTATCATCCCGAAAGGATAGTTTCACGCCGAGACGCCAAGTCGCAAAGATGCCATGAGGAGAAGTGATTCTAACCCCCTTGGCGTGTTAGCGTAAGCGGAAATGACCGAACACACTAAAGGCATAGTCTATCTGGTGGGCGCTGGTCCGGGCGATCCGGGGCTGATTACCCGGCGGGGGCTAGAGGTGCTGCAGCAGGCCGACTGTGTGGTTTATGATTATCTGGCCAACGAGGGCCTGCTTGCGGCCGCGCCTGTCGAGGCTGAAATCATCTTTGTCGGCAAGCGCGGCGGCGATCATACCCGGAGCCAGAACGAAATCAACCAGTTATTGGTGGAAAAGGCTCGGGCTGGTATGAAAGTCGTGCGCCTCAAGGGCGGCGATCCCTATATTTTTGGCCGCGGGGGAGAAGAAGCCGAGGAGTTGGCTCAACACCGCATCCCTTTTGAAGTGGTGCCGGGAATCAGCTCAGCCGTAGCGGTACCGGCTTACGCCGGCATTCCCCTGACTCACCGGCGCTATGCCTCTTTAGTATCTTTTATTACCGGCCACGAAGACCCCGCCAAACCGGAAAGCGCCATCCCCTGGGAGGTTCTGGCCCAAAGCCCCGGCACCCTGGTCTTTCTGATGGGAGTAAAAAACCTGGCGGAAATTACCCGGCAATTACAAACCAGGGGCAAATCGGCCCAGACCCCGGCCGCGGTGATTCAGCGAGGTACGACACCGGCGCAACGCACGGTAACCGGCACGCTTGAAGACATCGCCAACCTAGTACAGGCCGCGGGCCTGGCGCCCCCGGCCATTCTGGTGGTCGGCGAGGTAGTGCAGTTGCGGCCGCAACTTAACTGGTTCGAAACGCGGCCGCTGTGGGGCAAGCGCATCGTGGTGACCCGCTCCCGGGACCAGGCCAGCGCCTTTGTCAAACTCCTGGCGGAACAGGGAGCAACCTGCCTGGAGGTCCCCACCATCCAGATTCAACCCCCGGATAGCTATGCCGACCTGGATCAGGCCTTGCGTCAGCTAAGCCGCTATGACTGGCTGATTCTGACCAGCACCAACGGGGTCAAGGCCTTTATGGTCCGCCTGTTCCAGTCCGGACAGGATGTCCGGGCTTTAGGCAGCCTGAAAATCGCTGCCATCGGCGCGGCTACGGCCCAGGCTTTAAGGGAATATGGGCTGATAGCGGATTGTGTGCCCACTGATTATCGGGCTGAGGGTCTGGTAGAAAGCCTGACCCCCCAGATTCGCCCTGGCAGTATGATCGTGCTGCCGCGGGCCCAGGTAGCCCGGGAACTATTGCCTCAGGAACTGGAGAAACGGGGGGTGCTGGTACATGTGGTGCCAGCCTATAAAACCGTTCCAGCGCCGGGTTTACCTCCCGAAGCCGAGGTCCTGTTTCAGCAAAGCCAGGTGGACGTTTTGACCTTTACCAGTTCGTCAACGGTGACCCACTTTGCCGCCCTGGTCGGAGAGGCGCGTTTTCCCGAACTGGCGGCGGATACGATAATCGCGGCAATCGGTCCGATCACCGCCCAGACTCTGGAAAGATATGGTCTGCATGCTCAGATTCAGCCCCAGAACTACACCATTCCGGACCTGACCAGGGCGATCGTCGCCTATTTTCAAAATGGCCAGGGATGAAACACCTTAAGTCTTTGAGTAATAGAGGTAACCAGCCTGGCCCAATCATTGGGCCGTCTCCTCCCCATATCGATTATCGCCGGGAGCTGAACCCGGCTCAATTTGAGGCGGTGACCACTTTGGAAGGGCCGGTTTTGGTGATTGCCGGTGCCGGCAGCGGCAAGACCCGGACCCTGGTATACCGCTTGGCTTATCTGGTGGAGTCGGGCGTGCCCCCCGGGGCGATTCTCTTGCTCACTTTTACCCGCAAGGCTTCTCAAGAAATGCTGGCTCGAGCCGCGCAGTTGATTGACCGGCCGCTTCACGAGGTGGCAGGCGGCACCTTCCACTCGGTCTGTCATCGTTGGCTGCGGCGCTATGGGACACGGCTGGGCTATGACTCCGGCTTTACCATTTTAGACCGCAGCGACCAGGGCGACCTGCTGCAACTGCTGCGGGAGCCATTAAAAATTAAGGCCGGTCCCGGCCAGTTTCCCCGTAAAGAGACCATTGCCGAACTGTTCGGGGCCATGGTCAATAAAAATCTTCCTTTAGAAACCCTGTTGGCTCAGAATTATCCTCAGTTTTTGCATCTGGCCGAGCCCTTACAACAACTGCAGGAATTATATCGGCGTCATAAACGGGAACATCAGCTATTGGATTACGATGATCTATTGGTGGAAGGCAAGCGCCTGCTGGAAGCGCATCCCGACCTGCGCCAGAGGTTATCGGAACGTTATCGCTACATCATGGTTGATGAATATCAGGACACCAACCACCTGCAAGCCGAACTGGTGCGGTTGGTCGCCTTTAGCCACGATAATGTCATGGCGGTGGGTGACGACTCCCAGTCGATTTATTCCTTCCGGGGGGCAAACTTTAGGAATATCATGGAATTCCCGCGCCTGTTTCCCGGCACCCAGATCATCAAATTGGAGGAAAATTATCGCAGTACCCAGCCGATTCTGGATCTGGCCAATACCATCATCGCCCAGGCGCATGAGAAATATACCAAGTGCCTGTTCACCCAGAAGAAAGAAGGTCCCAAACCGTACCTGTTA
This genomic window from Deltaproteobacteria bacterium contains:
- a CDS encoding epoxyqueuosine reductase QueH; protein product: MKILLHICCAPCALYPQQVLSAAGMGVHGYFYNPNIQPYQEFERRLKALEDYAMSSHLPLIVDRRYDLEEFLRLMVFREHQRCRICYHLRLKGTAHIARHGKFDAFTTTLLYSKQQQHELIREIGEQVGQELGVPFYYQDFRPGWKQGIEESKRLGLYRQSYCGCIYSERDRYYHPERIVSRRDAKSQRCHEEK
- the cobA gene encoding uroporphyrinogen-III C-methyltransferase, encoding MTEHTKGIVYLVGAGPGDPGLITRRGLEVLQQADCVVYDYLANEGLLAAAPVEAEIIFVGKRGGDHTRSQNEINQLLVEKARAGMKVVRLKGGDPYIFGRGGEEAEELAQHRIPFEVVPGISSAVAVPAYAGIPLTHRRYASLVSFITGHEDPAKPESAIPWEVLAQSPGTLVFLMGVKNLAEITRQLQTRGKSAQTPAAVIQRGTTPAQRTVTGTLEDIANLVQAAGLAPPAILVVGEVVQLRPQLNWFETRPLWGKRIVVTRSRDQASAFVKLLAEQGATCLEVPTIQIQPPDSYADLDQALRQLSRYDWLILTSTNGVKAFMVRLFQSGQDVRALGSLKIAAIGAATAQALREYGLIADCVPTDYRAEGLVESLTPQIRPGSMIVLPRAQVARELLPQELEKRGVLVHVVPAYKTVPAPGLPPEAEVLFQQSQVDVLTFTSSSTVTHFAALVGEARFPELAADTIIAAIGPITAQTLERYGLHAQIQPQNYTIPDLTRAIVAYFQNGQG
- a CDS encoding ATP-dependent helicase; protein product: MKHLKSLSNRGNQPGPIIGPSPPHIDYRRELNPAQFEAVTTLEGPVLVIAGAGSGKTRTLVYRLAYLVESGVPPGAILLLTFTRKASQEMLARAAQLIDRPLHEVAGGTFHSVCHRWLRRYGTRLGYDSGFTILDRSDQGDLLQLLREPLKIKAGPGQFPRKETIAELFGAMVNKNLPLETLLAQNYPQFLHLAEPLQQLQELYRRHKREHQLLDYDDLLVEGKRLLEAHPDLRQRLSERYRYIMVDEYQDTNHLQAELVRLVAFSHDNVMAVGDDSQSIYSFRGANFRNIMEFPRLFPGTQIIKLEENYRSTQPILDLANTIIAQAHEKYTKCLFTQKKEGPKPYLLRAGSENEQSQQVCNLVTELLDQGLSLSQMAVLFRAAYHSFDLEIELLRHQVPFMKFGGFKFMESAHIKDLLSYLRVVANPRDPISWNRLLQLVPGVGKKTSQKLLTLLKQEDFTLLSALAWLNAQKGSRQGLKSLAELLAQLNEPTLSPATQLNLALAHYEPILKSRFDDYPKRFRDLEHLVTITARYRQLGNLLNDLTLEPPTSLADVTQERGDYLNLSTIHSAKGLEWEAVLIIWAAEGRFPSSYSQDNEEDLEEERRLMYVAATRARTYLFIIFPAVSYNRYLGTTYNEVSRFVQDLPDWILTKMRIDP